Proteins from one Pseudomonadota bacterium genomic window:
- a CDS encoding transglycosylase domain-containing protein, whose protein sequence is MTIDPKDNGPDRKANDHAAPEPPPLDSQQSAVRYKAFRYLFSQADLQGIVDEKKLHKKLKESRNLEKSYHEYLEELEKNPRKKMVFPWESPFRRFLFWLGIWIPRSLKWGSITFVTLFILNYFPGPTQHFIEVMIAHTLYDTAMLDRLPDSLESYAHSANIVGTSGEIIKSYGKRTVTARIPDRVRNALLACEDHFLLPHENNPWYVNMFMVHAGVSWPNIIGATIDTLRGRKRGASTIIMQNAKKVLGNTDRTLANKLKEMITAYKLVSIFGKEKNLDFYLNTVPVGQNIYGFPAAAENYFRKNLDSLTIQQLLTIASFIPNHNRQIALYSISTGSSFAELDPGMRKHAQDSLSKVNLALAYMLKREEISPAEYQEWYLDDEESIRRIGLRPFNSPLYGEEGWTSWNVIRDICSREYLLNGNRVTGPQLLLDVAGDVEIETKVDLALAGTIKETITDFLTSRSYRQILEKRNRNIWLKDLKSYQDRNTNPPYSNFTGFMENLFRHLNVGVMIIDHEGDVIAHIGGKEFSLGKNTQDKGDGGNILIDLMDKNAKITPSSTIKPIIAYYAMVNNNANLSTLFADKPIEYKYVESEGRKIWLPRNSYGYDAEGTGRNRYLGRKYTLLDAQVLSINTIFARLYSNRALRSSMLVGLDKAGLDYNQDDARFWPFGIGASEVPVQQWLGIYGAFLDGYYREPSLVRRIRVNGNVIYDRAEDPEKKPVLLFDAKQERDDTMKALYEICNRGTGASMNHEFRFHRDLVSGKTGTSPTGRSSLFVSHFNPYRNRLDHQDKNLTMIVSFTTNTGGHKSVGTSTQGPVKIAGRIYDHLFRQELSSVMDAQIEKAKKNDPQFRKNHLYWANVNRYLEKMMESRKGDRAIHECLVGVDSYSEALEQILSGSNRIYTGREDLFDQLITYYCDQEKIVRISDESDN, encoded by the coding sequence TTGACCATTGACCCAAAAGATAACGGCCCCGACAGGAAAGCGAATGACCATGCGGCCCCTGAACCGCCGCCGCTTGACAGCCAGCAGAGCGCCGTCAGGTACAAAGCCTTCAGGTACCTGTTCTCACAGGCCGACCTGCAGGGCATCGTGGATGAAAAAAAACTCCACAAGAAACTCAAAGAGAGCCGCAACCTCGAAAAGAGTTACCATGAGTATCTGGAAGAACTGGAAAAAAACCCCCGGAAAAAAATGGTTTTCCCTTGGGAAAGCCCCTTTCGCCGTTTTCTTTTCTGGCTCGGGATCTGGATTCCCCGCAGTCTGAAATGGGGGAGCATCACCTTCGTCACACTCTTTATCCTCAATTATTTCCCGGGGCCGACCCAGCACTTCATCGAGGTCATGATCGCCCACACCCTCTATGACACCGCAATGCTCGACAGACTGCCGGACAGTCTTGAGTCATATGCCCATTCCGCCAATATTGTCGGGACCTCCGGCGAGATCATAAAATCATACGGGAAACGAACGGTGACCGCCCGGATCCCCGACCGGGTCAGAAACGCTCTCCTCGCCTGCGAGGACCATTTCCTTCTTCCCCATGAAAACAACCCCTGGTACGTCAACATGTTCATGGTCCATGCCGGGGTGAGCTGGCCCAATATAATCGGGGCGACCATCGACACTCTCCGGGGAAGGAAACGCGGCGCCAGCACCATCATCATGCAGAATGCCAAAAAAGTGCTCGGCAACACGGACCGGACCCTTGCCAACAAGCTGAAGGAAATGATCACCGCCTACAAGCTTGTGTCAATTTTCGGCAAGGAAAAAAATCTGGATTTTTATCTCAATACCGTTCCCGTCGGCCAGAACATCTACGGCTTCCCTGCCGCCGCCGAGAACTACTTCCGGAAAAACCTCGATTCACTCACCATCCAGCAGCTCCTCACCATCGCCTCATTCATCCCGAACCACAACCGCCAGATCGCCCTGTACTCAATCTCCACCGGCAGCAGTTTTGCTGAACTTGACCCGGGCATGCGGAAACATGCACAGGATTCGCTCAGCAAAGTAAACCTCGCTCTCGCTTATATGCTCAAGAGAGAGGAGATCAGCCCGGCCGAATATCAGGAGTGGTATCTGGACGACGAGGAATCGATCAGGCGGATAGGGCTTCGCCCGTTCAACTCCCCGCTTTACGGAGAGGAAGGCTGGACCTCATGGAACGTTATCAGGGACATCTGTTCAAGGGAATATCTGTTGAACGGCAACCGGGTGACCGGGCCGCAGCTCCTGCTGGATGTGGCCGGCGATGTGGAAATCGAGACCAAGGTCGATCTTGCCCTGGCCGGGACCATCAAGGAAACCATCACCGACTTTCTGACCAGCCGCAGCTACCGGCAGATTCTCGAGAAGCGCAACAGAAACATCTGGCTGAAAGACCTGAAATCCTATCAGGACCGGAACACGAACCCCCCATACAGCAATTTTACCGGATTCATGGAGAATCTCTTCCGCCATCTCAATGTCGGAGTGATGATCATCGATCATGAAGGGGACGTGATCGCCCATATCGGCGGCAAGGAATTCAGCCTCGGCAAAAACACCCAGGACAAGGGGGATGGTGGCAACATCCTGATCGACCTGATGGACAAGAATGCAAAAATCACCCCTTCATCAACGATCAAACCGATCATCGCCTATTATGCGATGGTCAACAACAATGCCAACCTTTCCACCCTCTTTGCCGATAAACCGATCGAATACAAATATGTGGAAAGCGAAGGACGCAAGATCTGGCTGCCCAGGAACTCATACGGCTATGACGCCGAGGGCACCGGAAGAAACCGGTATCTGGGAAGAAAATACACCCTGCTGGACGCCCAGGTCCTTTCCATCAACACAATTTTTGCCCGGCTCTACTCAAACCGGGCCCTGCGCAGTTCCATGCTGGTCGGCCTCGACAAGGCAGGCCTTGATTACAACCAGGATGACGCCCGTTTCTGGCCCTTCGGGATCGGCGCCTCGGAAGTGCCGGTCCAGCAGTGGCTCGGCATTTACGGCGCCTTTCTCGACGGTTATTACCGCGAACCGTCCCTGGTCAGACGGATCAGGGTAAACGGCAACGTGATCTATGACCGGGCGGAAGATCCGGAGAAAAAACCGGTGCTGCTCTTTGACGCGAAACAGGAGCGGGACGACACCATGAAAGCGCTCTACGAGATCTGCAACCGGGGAACCGGGGCGTCGATGAATCACGAGTTCAGGTTCCACCGGGACCTCGTCTCCGGCAAGACCGGCACCTCGCCTACCGGCCGGTCATCCCTTTTTGTCAGCCATTTCAACCCCTACCGGAACCGGCTTGACCATCAGGACAAGAACCTGACCATGATCGTTTCCTTCACCACCAACACCGGCGGCCACAAGAGCGTCGGCACCTCCACCCAGGGCCCGGTGAAGATTGCCGGCAGGATCTACGATCATCTTTTCCGGCAGGAACTCAGCTCGGTCATGGACGCCCAGATTGAAAAAGCCAAAAAGAACGACCCGCAGTTCCGCAAAAACCATCTCTACTGGGCAAATGTCAACCGCTATCTGGAAAAGATGATGGAAAGCCGCAAGGGCGACCGGGCAATCCATGAGTGCCTCGTCGGGGTGGACAGTTACAGTGAAGCGCTGGAGCAGATCCTAAGCGGTTCAAACCGCATCTATACCGGCCGGGAGGATCTTTTCGACCAGCTGATCACCTATTACTGTGACCAGGAAAAGATCGTCCGGATCAGTGACGAGTCAGACAACTGA
- a CDS encoding alpha/beta fold hydrolase: MKNRSHFLILLLLIILPGCNEEVPGLKPSGLNSAFTLTPDSDFRTYIRHYRQIIEGSRIDLDGPDREKIIEANLPFEMVPEENGKPVNGILLIHGLFDSPYHMRDLGRHFRERGFLVRAILLPGHGTVPGDQTEVTMEEWVKATEYGVSSLKREVDRVFIGGFSTGGALAVLHALKNPDGVAGLFLFSPCLKVNTGFDRLAGTLSTFKTWLITRKSVDYARYESFAANSAAQVYLLTREIASLSAENRLTLPAFTVLSREDRTVDSEFTIDFFMKKIPSPESRLLIYGDKRTNSFSDPRITVSAVGGTSANILSSAHTAITIPPTDTHYGANGDYLNCLHYFFSSAKSEECRTGENIPYGEITRHHLAKGTMRRLTWNPKYREMLAGIDDFLTNLPDGRVKSEE; this comes from the coding sequence ATGAAAAACCGCTCTCACTTTCTGATCCTGTTGCTTCTCATCATTCTGCCCGGTTGCAATGAAGAGGTTCCGGGTCTTAAACCCTCCGGATTGAACAGCGCTTTCACGCTCACACCGGATTCTGATTTCCGGACCTATATCCGCCATTACCGGCAGATTATCGAGGGAAGTCGAATCGATCTTGACGGGCCGGACCGGGAGAAAATCATTGAAGCAAACCTGCCCTTTGAAATGGTCCCCGAGGAGAACGGGAAACCGGTCAACGGCATCCTGCTGATCCACGGGCTTTTCGATTCCCCCTATCATATGCGGGACCTTGGCCGTCATTTTCGCGAGCGTGGCTTTCTGGTCCGCGCCATCCTCCTCCCCGGTCACGGCACCGTTCCGGGCGACCAGACCGAAGTGACAATGGAGGAGTGGGTGAAGGCCACCGAATACGGGGTGAGCAGTTTGAAACGGGAGGTCGACCGGGTATTTATCGGCGGCTTTTCAACCGGCGGGGCGCTTGCCGTGCTGCACGCCCTGAAAAATCCCGACGGGGTCGCCGGGCTCTTTCTCTTCTCTCCCTGCCTGAAAGTGAACACCGGCTTCGACCGGCTTGCCGGGACCTTGAGCACATTCAAAACCTGGCTGATCACCAGAAAAAGTGTCGATTATGCGAGGTATGAATCCTTTGCCGCCAACAGCGCCGCCCAGGTTTACCTCCTGACCAGGGAAATCGCCTCCCTCTCTGCGGAGAACCGCCTGACCCTCCCTGCTTTCACGGTGCTCAGCCGGGAGGACCGGACGGTCGATTCGGAGTTCACCATTGATTTTTTCATGAAAAAGATCCCGTCTCCGGAAAGCCGGCTCCTGATCTATGGTGATAAACGCACAAACTCTTTTTCCGATCCCAGAATCACGGTCTCTGCCGTTGGTGGAACTTCAGCAAACATTCTCAGTTCCGCCCACACCGCCATCACCATTCCGCCAACGGATACGCACTACGGCGCAAACGGCGATTACCTGAACTGTCTCCATTATTTTTTCAGCTCGGCAAAATCCGAGGAATGCCGCACCGGCGAAAACATCCCCTATGGCGAGATCACTCGCCACCACCTGGCCAAAGGAACCATGCGCCGCTTGACCTGGAACCCGAAATACCGGGAAATGCTCGCCGGGATCGACGATTTTCTTACGAATCTACCGGACGGAAGAGTGAAGAGTGAAGAGTGA
- a CDS encoding AI-2E family transporter has product MNTENGPLSRPVVILLTAASFVVVIAGLKSAQSILVPFMLAGFIAIVCAPFLFWLKKRGLPDWLALVAVIAVVSLMGTMVVALVGNSVNDFTKNLPAYQAQLEAKATALTAVLDRVGVDLSQGGITELVDPGASMRFASSLLRGLGNALSNAFVIQLTVIFLLLEAAGFRDKVRSALAEPESSLQGFDQFVESVNRYMVIKTWVSLATGLVIALWLVILGVDYPLLWGLLAFLLNYVPNIGSIIAAVPAVLLAALQFGLGSALLVTGGYLAVNMVVGNVVEPRFMGKGLGLSTLVVFVSLVFWGWVFGPVGMLLSMPLTMVVKIALMSSDETRWLAIMMGGEGVRNEE; this is encoded by the coding sequence ATGAATACTGAAAATGGCCCCCTCTCCAGACCGGTGGTGATTCTCCTCACGGCGGCATCTTTCGTTGTGGTCATTGCCGGCCTGAAATCCGCCCAGAGTATTCTGGTTCCTTTTATGCTTGCCGGGTTCATCGCCATTGTCTGTGCGCCGTTCCTCTTCTGGCTGAAAAAGAGAGGGCTGCCCGACTGGCTGGCACTGGTCGCTGTTATTGCTGTCGTCTCCCTGATGGGGACGATGGTTGTAGCCCTGGTGGGTAATTCCGTAAACGATTTTACAAAAAACCTGCCTGCGTATCAGGCGCAACTGGAAGCCAAAGCAACCGCTCTTACCGCTGTTCTCGACCGGGTTGGGGTCGATCTGTCACAAGGAGGGATTACCGAACTCGTTGATCCGGGGGCATCGATGCGTTTTGCCTCATCGCTGTTGCGTGGTCTCGGCAATGCGCTTTCCAATGCCTTTGTGATCCAGCTCACCGTGATCTTTCTGCTTCTTGAAGCGGCCGGATTCAGGGACAAGGTGCGATCCGCCCTGGCCGAGCCGGAATCTTCACTGCAGGGTTTTGACCAGTTTGTTGAGAGTGTGAACCGCTATATGGTGATCAAGACCTGGGTGAGTCTGGCTACCGGTCTGGTGATTGCCCTGTGGCTGGTGATCCTCGGTGTTGATTATCCGCTTTTATGGGGGCTTCTTGCCTTTCTTCTGAATTACGTGCCGAATATCGGTTCGATTATCGCTGCGGTGCCGGCGGTGCTGCTTGCTGCCCTCCAATTCGGGTTGGGTTCGGCGCTTCTGGTCACCGGAGGATATTTGGCGGTGAATATGGTCGTCGGCAACGTGGTGGAGCCCCGCTTCATGGGCAAGGGGCTTGGCCTGTCGACCCTGGTGGTTTTTGTTTCCCTGGTCTTCTGGGGCTGGGTGTTCGGCCCGGTGGGCATGCTCCTCTCCATGCCCCTGACCATGGTGGTGAAAATCGCGCTGATGAGTTCGGACGAGACCCGCTGGCTCGCGATCATGATGGGCGGGGAGGGGGTTAGGAATGAAGAGTGA
- a CDS encoding HAMP domain-containing protein: MKIKTLRAKIFLLLIGSVSVLGLLLVTLVVPVLKEKLRKELSEKGEFIARHLAEMSVDYLLEKQFVRLNIAVSEFSLHDNDAIYMFVQDQEGEIVAHTFAMGFPEALKDLNPATGNDDTRIVPFRMGQVDVLDIAAPIMEGKLGRAHVGLSEKIITRSADNILWLIVGLILLALVIVTILGGFLTNRLTRPLSELADAAKKLGEGDLAVRAEVSSDDEIGRLGKSFNQMVENLRVTTVSKEDFQRQSEFLNEVLAAIPYPFYVINVADYSIEMANPATGDPATWRNTTCHALTHKSETPCGRNGGCHCPLDKVRQTGGPVTLEHIHFDQEGRQKHYDVHGYPLFDKDGTLTRMIEFAIDITERKKAERKLLESQQNLEVKNREIEENRFKLQQALDEISTHILSVINLQDLQVRYNNPTLGKCYETKNCTSKDCECYGEPSGMRCWQIAGTFCGGIPQGTFVDKHDTCMQCEVFLSATVDPVHRAGEYFNNMMHILQMKNAELLTAYDELKKTHTRLLQQEKMASIGQLAAGVAHEINNPMGFITSNLNTLDKYGDKLSGFMTALSAILAPLELDRTTMEEIANQKKKFKVDHVLHDIKDLVTESIDGAGRVTEIVRNLKSFARLDEQVMKPADLNECLESTLKIIWNELKYKAEVIKEYGELPQTRCFPMELNQVFMNILINSAQAIEERGEIKIRTGREHDKLFVEISDTGCGIPEDKLGRIFEPFYTTKAVGKGTGLGMSIAYDIIKKHEGEIIVTSTVGKGTTFTVILPVVE, translated from the coding sequence ATGAAAATAAAGACTCTTCGGGCAAAGATATTTCTTCTCCTGATCGGTTCGGTATCGGTCCTGGGTCTGCTCCTTGTCACCCTGGTCGTCCCCGTGCTGAAGGAGAAGCTGCGAAAGGAACTCTCTGAAAAGGGAGAGTTTATCGCCAGACACCTGGCCGAAATGAGTGTCGATTACCTCCTCGAAAAACAGTTTGTCAGACTAAACATTGCGGTCAGCGAATTTTCCCTACACGACAATGACGCCATCTACATGTTCGTCCAGGACCAGGAGGGCGAAATCGTCGCCCATACCTTCGCGATGGGCTTCCCCGAGGCCTTGAAAGATCTTAATCCGGCAACCGGGAATGACGACACGAGGATCGTGCCGTTCCGGATGGGGCAGGTAGATGTTCTGGATATCGCTGCGCCGATCATGGAGGGGAAACTCGGCCGGGCCCATGTCGGCCTGTCCGAGAAAATCATCACCCGGAGCGCCGACAACATACTCTGGCTGATCGTCGGCCTGATCCTGCTGGCCCTGGTCATTGTGACCATTCTCGGCGGGTTTCTGACCAACAGGCTGACGCGCCCTCTTTCAGAACTGGCGGACGCCGCCAAAAAACTCGGCGAGGGCGATCTTGCCGTACGGGCCGAGGTTTCAAGTGATGACGAAATCGGCCGCCTCGGCAAATCCTTCAACCAAATGGTCGAAAACTTACGGGTGACCACGGTATCAAAGGAAGACTTCCAGCGCCAGAGCGAGTTTCTGAATGAAGTGCTCGCCGCCATCCCCTATCCCTTTTATGTGATCAACGTTGCCGACTACTCCATCGAGATGGCCAACCCGGCCACCGGTGATCCGGCCACCTGGCGGAACACCACCTGCCACGCCCTGACCCACAAAAGCGAAACCCCTTGCGGCCGTAACGGCGGCTGTCATTGCCCATTGGATAAAGTACGGCAAACGGGTGGCCCGGTCACCCTGGAACATATTCATTTTGACCAGGAGGGACGGCAAAAACATTACGATGTCCACGGCTACCCCCTGTTCGATAAAGACGGCACGCTGACCCGGATGATTGAATTTGCCATCGACATCACCGAGCGGAAGAAGGCGGAGCGGAAACTTCTGGAAAGCCAGCAGAATCTCGAGGTCAAAAACAGGGAAATCGAAGAAAACCGTTTCAAACTGCAGCAGGCGCTGGATGAGATATCGACCCACATCCTGTCGGTAATCAATCTCCAGGACCTGCAGGTCAGGTACAATAATCCCACCCTCGGCAAATGCTACGAAACCAAGAACTGCACCAGCAAAGACTGTGAATGCTATGGCGAACCGTCGGGAATGCGCTGCTGGCAGATTGCCGGGACCTTCTGCGGCGGGATTCCCCAGGGGACCTTTGTGGATAAACATGACACCTGCATGCAATGCGAGGTGTTCCTTTCAGCGACCGTCGATCCGGTCCACCGGGCCGGAGAGTATTTCAACAACATGATGCATATTCTGCAGATGAAAAATGCGGAACTGCTCACGGCCTACGATGAACTGAAAAAGACCCACACCCGGCTCCTGCAGCAGGAAAAGATGGCCTCCATCGGCCAGCTGGCCGCCGGGGTCGCCCATGAGATCAACAACCCGATGGGCTTTATCACCAGCAACCTGAACACTCTCGACAAATACGGAGACAAGCTGAGTGGTTTCATGACCGCCCTTTCCGCTATTCTGGCCCCCCTTGAACTTGACCGGACCACCATGGAAGAGATCGCGAACCAGAAGAAAAAATTCAAGGTGGACCACGTCCTGCATGATATCAAGGACCTGGTGACGGAATCCATCGACGGGGCAGGCCGGGTTACGGAAATTGTCAGAAACCTGAAGAGTTTTGCCCGGCTCGACGAACAGGTCATGAAACCGGCCGACCTCAATGAATGCCTGGAAAGCACCCTCAAGATCATCTGGAATGAGCTGAAATACAAGGCCGAGGTGATCAAGGAATATGGAGAACTCCCCCAGACCAGATGCTTCCCCATGGAACTGAACCAGGTCTTCATGAATATCCTGATCAACTCCGCTCAGGCCATTGAGGAGCGTGGGGAAATAAAGATCCGGACCGGCCGGGAACACGACAAGCTCTTCGTGGAAATTTCAGACACCGGCTGCGGCATCCCCGAGGACAAACTGGGCAGGATATTCGAGCCGTTCTATACCACCAAAGCGGTCGGCAAGGGAACAGGTCTCGGGATGAGCATCGCCTACGACATCATCAAAAAACACGAGGGCGAGATTATTGTGACCAGCACGGTCGGCAAAGGGACCACCTTCACCGTTATCCTGCCGGTGGTGGAATAG
- a CDS encoding zinc ribbon domain-containing protein, translating into MPIFEYKCNKCSKVFEVIATSSEDSEKIECSKCGSTNVSKTISAGSYRVGSGKSSIPAGALSGCSSRSGFS; encoded by the coding sequence ATGCCTATTTTTGAGTATAAATGTAATAAATGCAGTAAGGTTTTCGAAGTCATTGCAACCTCTTCGGAAGATAGCGAAAAAATTGAATGCAGCAAATGCGGCAGCACCAATGTCAGCAAAACCATCTCCGCCGGGAGTTACCGGGTTGGTTCGGGAAAATCTTCCATTCCGGCAGGGGCCCTTTCCGGATGCTCCTCCCGGTCCGGATTTTCCTGA
- the phnD gene encoding phosphate/phosphite/phosphonate ABC transporter substrate-binding protein, translating into MTKTVPTPDPGQKTSSEVLRFAVGGMITPREGLVYYRAFLDYLADKIGRPVEYVDKESYAEINDLLREKKLDMAFVCSGPYVDGIEEFNLQPLAAPQAYGESVYYSYVIVPADSPVENFAGLKGRKFAFTDPQSNTGTLVPTYMLAKMNETPDSFFSSYEYTYAHDKSIKAVAMKLVDGAAVDSLIWEYANRKDPVHTSKTKVIHKSPPYGIPPVAVRSAMDPELLSRIREVFLNAHRDPEGREILAGMMIEKFGPVEDSRYDSVREMKTWLAKHKNPDQ; encoded by the coding sequence ATGACGAAAACGGTTCCGACACCCGACCCGGGCCAGAAGACAAGCTCGGAAGTACTTCGCTTTGCGGTGGGCGGCATGATTACACCCAGGGAGGGCCTTGTTTATTACCGCGCCTTTCTGGACTACCTCGCGGATAAAATCGGCCGCCCCGTTGAGTATGTCGACAAGGAAAGTTATGCCGAGATCAACGACCTGCTCCGCGAGAAAAAGCTCGATATGGCCTTTGTCTGCAGTGGCCCCTATGTGGACGGCATTGAGGAATTCAACCTTCAACCGCTTGCCGCACCTCAAGCTTACGGCGAATCGGTCTACTATTCCTATGTGATCGTCCCCGCTGACAGCCCGGTGGAAAATTTCGCCGGACTGAAAGGCAGAAAATTCGCCTTCACCGACCCCCAGTCCAACACCGGGACCCTTGTCCCAACCTATATGCTGGCAAAGATGAATGAAACCCCGGATTCATTTTTCAGCAGCTACGAATACACCTATGCCCACGACAAATCGATCAAGGCGGTGGCCATGAAGCTCGTTGACGGCGCCGCCGTCGACAGCCTGATCTGGGAATACGCGAACCGGAAAGATCCGGTCCACACCTCGAAAACAAAGGTCATCCATAAATCCCCGCCGTACGGCATCCCGCCGGTGGCGGTGCGCTCGGCCATGGACCCGGAGCTTCTGTCCCGGATCAGGGAGGTCTTTCTCAATGCGCACAGAGACCCCGAAGGGCGGGAAATCCTGGCCGGGATGATGATCGAAAAATTCGGGCCCGTTGAAGACAGCCGTTACGACTCGGTCAGGGAAATGAAAACCTGGCTGGCAAAACACAAAAACCCGGATCAATAA